A stretch of the Neptunomonas phycophila genome encodes the following:
- a CDS encoding DNA-binding protein: MPRKSDTREKVFAAADQLLQQGAKPTQQSIRDLIGTGSISTINAALNDWWASLADRVARKNEHPELPEPVLTAANQLWDQALAYAHHNLNQQRAELQQTLGDIKKQSNEELNNLRQLVDRLQNSNANLRSELDEAFRASKAEQVRASSLETQVIRLTSERDDLSRKVKQLERLFDKDQTNASKGGGKADSQHQEKMIELRVENKVLSNKVNELNDLLAIKSTENEQLIRQLASQEKEALQQQHRLELVLAQQDARYEDVVNSLNHCRLELAQVKDNN, encoded by the coding sequence ATGCCTAGAAAATCTGATACCCGAGAAAAAGTCTTCGCTGCAGCTGATCAACTATTACAGCAAGGAGCAAAGCCTACCCAACAAAGTATTCGCGATCTCATTGGAACAGGAAGCATCAGCACTATCAATGCCGCCCTTAATGATTGGTGGGCAAGTTTGGCTGATAGAGTCGCTCGTAAAAATGAACACCCCGAGCTACCAGAACCTGTTCTGACTGCTGCGAACCAGCTTTGGGATCAAGCCCTTGCTTACGCTCATCATAACCTAAATCAGCAACGAGCCGAGTTGCAGCAAACACTGGGCGATATTAAAAAGCAGTCCAACGAAGAGCTTAACAACCTCAGACAGTTAGTTGATCGCCTACAAAACAGTAATGCCAACCTGCGGTCTGAATTAGATGAAGCATTTCGAGCATCAAAAGCTGAACAAGTAAGAGCGTCATCACTTGAGACTCAGGTTATTCGGCTAACGTCAGAGCGCGATGACTTGAGCCGCAAAGTGAAGCAATTGGAGCGACTATTTGATAAAGATCAGACTAACGCGTCTAAGGGAGGAGGCAAAGCTGATAGTCAGCATCAAGAAAAGATGATTGAGCTTCGCGTTGAAAACAAAGTTCTCTCCAACAAAGTCAATGAGTTAAACGACTTACTTGCCATCAAGTCTACTGAGAACGAGCAGCTAATACGACAGTTAGCCTCCCAGGAAAAAGAAGCATTACAACAGCAACATAGGCTAGAATTGGTTTTGGCGCAGCAAGACGCTCGCTATGAAGATGTGGTTAATTCCCTGAATCATTGCAGGCTTGAACTTGCTCAGGTTAAAGATAACAATTAG
- a CDS encoding response regulator: MQKAKVLLVDDHDIVRAGFQQLLDMHPQIEIIAQANNSQKAFEIYKLAKPDVVIMDLSMPSDADSVEATTAQGGIEAISKIMSFDTNAKVIVLTVWESNPYPANLVKAGVKGYLTKRCAPDELVQAVLTVYKGGEHFSESIKAIINGSEGEESPLSQLTKREMQIFGLLAKGQSAAFIAESMFLSTKTVHAHRSNILRKLKLSNNSELVHLAIREGIVQP; encoded by the coding sequence ATGCAAAAAGCTAAAGTTTTGTTAGTGGACGACCACGATATCGTTCGTGCAGGGTTTCAGCAATTACTGGATATGCACCCGCAAATCGAGATTATTGCTCAAGCCAATAACAGCCAAAAAGCCTTTGAAATCTACAAGTTAGCCAAGCCTGATGTGGTGATAATGGATCTATCTATGCCCAGCGATGCGGATTCTGTAGAAGCCACCACAGCCCAAGGTGGCATAGAAGCCATTAGTAAGATTATGAGCTTCGACACCAATGCTAAAGTCATTGTGTTAACGGTTTGGGAATCTAACCCTTATCCCGCTAATCTTGTTAAAGCAGGTGTTAAAGGCTACCTAACTAAGCGCTGTGCGCCTGATGAGTTAGTTCAAGCCGTATTAACCGTTTACAAAGGTGGTGAGCATTTCTCAGAAAGCATCAAAGCCATAATTAACGGCTCAGAAGGCGAAGAAAGCCCGCTGTCGCAATTAACTAAACGAGAGATGCAGATATTTGGTTTGCTAGCCAAAGGCCAGTCTGCAGCCTTTATTGCTGAGTCAATGTTTTTGAGTACTAAAACGGTTCATGCTCATCGCTCCAATATATTACGCAAGCTTAAACTTTCTAATAATTCTGAATTAGTCCACTTGGCCATTCGAGAAGGAATCGTTCAACCTTGA
- a CDS encoding NYN domain-containing protein yields the protein MEKSKIAIFVDVENLTKWVKEEGLEKLVTDLGSTAGRIVTRKAYGVWSNSQISNLQAPLNRMGFDLIHSYHPVSGKNSADIQFTMDVLESAIRVDDIEQIVLATGDSDFSPLFRRLREMGKEVIGVGPRSPLSECVKSSCTRYIYTDVAEAQEAQYELAEAKAMVEKIIKEHGEPMSLGLLKSQIISTDNSFDERTWEYSNFSSFVRDIPTIDVYQARGKTHWLGEIKQQVPDKSSNHKLSQATTDEYKQLLRQMNWPFVPRNLIIILHKALQNTKAVEASYLKENLVQFVSDKHKRSLMQGYTASDLKKGLTVLFKAKLFNVTAHDEDKYWKYIGGANYLSEINNAMSVRVRSACGKANVPFDTKYLQPLLYPKG from the coding sequence GTTTAGAAAAGCTGGTAACCGACCTCGGTAGCACAGCGGGACGCATCGTTACTCGCAAAGCCTACGGCGTGTGGAGCAATTCACAAATTTCAAATCTGCAAGCACCACTAAACCGCATGGGGTTTGACTTAATTCATAGTTATCATCCAGTTAGCGGGAAAAATTCCGCTGATATCCAGTTCACAATGGATGTACTCGAAAGCGCAATCAGGGTCGATGATATAGAGCAAATAGTGCTCGCAACCGGCGATTCAGATTTCTCTCCACTGTTTAGACGCTTACGTGAAATGGGCAAAGAAGTGATTGGTGTAGGACCAAGATCGCCGCTCAGCGAGTGTGTTAAATCATCATGCACAAGATATATTTATACCGATGTAGCTGAGGCACAAGAAGCCCAATATGAGCTAGCTGAAGCTAAAGCAATGGTCGAGAAAATCATTAAAGAACATGGCGAGCCTATGTCATTAGGGCTGTTAAAAAGCCAAATAATATCAACAGATAATTCTTTTGATGAGCGTACTTGGGAATATAGTAATTTTTCATCATTTGTTCGTGACATACCAACAATCGACGTATACCAAGCGAGAGGGAAAACGCATTGGCTTGGGGAAATTAAGCAACAAGTACCTGATAAAAGCAGTAATCATAAGCTATCACAGGCGACTACAGACGAGTATAAACAGCTTCTTAGGCAAATGAATTGGCCATTTGTACCACGAAACTTGATTATAATCCTTCATAAAGCACTGCAAAACACTAAAGCCGTTGAAGCCTCCTATTTGAAAGAAAACCTGGTTCAATTTGTGTCTGATAAACACAAAAGAAGCCTAATGCAAGGATATACTGCAAGTGATCTTAAAAAAGGGCTTACCGTGTTATTTAAAGCAAAGCTGTTCAATGTAACGGCTCATGACGAGGACAAATACTGGAAGTATATAGGTGGTGCTAATTATCTCTCAGAGATCAACAACGCGATGAGCGTACGTGTCAGATCCGCCTGCGGTAAAGCTAATGTACCATTCGACACAAAATACCTACAGCCATTGTTATATCCAAAGGGCTAA